One Chroococcidiopsis sp. TS-821 genomic window carries:
- a CDS encoding DUF565 domain-containing protein has protein sequence MQNTRLNDLFNSIAGQLGRWFFNPWRKLSLLIISLLFGFFLGSAISTIAGQAADWDIIGAGVIVAWSEIVDRIYYSRTWRKQRALWLEALNAGKIGLTYSLFLEAFKLGS, from the coding sequence ATGCAAAATACTCGTCTTAACGATCTGTTTAATTCTATTGCCGGACAACTAGGAAGATGGTTTTTCAATCCTTGGCGAAAGCTATCTCTACTAATTATTAGTTTATTGTTTGGCTTTTTTCTTGGCTCGGCAATTTCAACGATTGCAGGACAAGCAGCTGATTGGGACATTATTGGTGCAGGCGTTATAGTTGCGTGGAGTGAAATTGTTGACCGAATTTATTACAGTCGTACTTGGCGCAAACAGCGCGCACTGTGGCTAGAAGCACTCAATGCTGGCAAAATCGGTCTAACTTATAGTCTGTTCTTAGAAGCGTTTAAACTTGGTTCTTAA